In Brevundimonas subvibrioides, a genomic segment contains:
- a CDS encoding alpha-E domain-containing protein, with translation MIEYLMLSRTAESLYWTGRYMERADFLARILEAAVRLAALPARDGAAATAWASAIASAGVSRQFAASGRTPSEKSVREFLAFSPDNPSSIRACITAARTNARSVRTALTIELWEAINGAWNGLNEFGEPSKRDDFVRYLEWVKGVSLAVEGASSRTMLRNDAYWFLRLGGAIERADNTARLLDVKYHLLLPAGERVGGQLDYFQWTTLLREVSALTAYRWVYRESVRPWLVADLMVLNRQMPRSLASCQGMIVSYLDRLATDYGRRGPAQRIASARLTRFNETNIEEIFQSGLHEYILAFLSENNALAAAVHDQYLV, from the coding sequence ATGATTGAATACCTTATGCTGAGCCGCACCGCTGAATCCCTCTACTGGACCGGCCGCTACATGGAGCGTGCTGACTTCCTGGCGCGCATCCTGGAGGCGGCCGTGCGTCTGGCCGCGCTTCCGGCCCGCGACGGGGCCGCCGCCACGGCCTGGGCCAGCGCCATCGCCTCGGCGGGGGTTTCGCGCCAGTTCGCCGCCTCCGGCCGCACGCCGTCCGAGAAGTCGGTGCGCGAATTCCTGGCCTTCTCGCCCGACAATCCCTCGTCGATCCGCGCCTGCATCACCGCCGCGCGCACCAATGCCCGCTCGGTGCGCACCGCCCTGACCATCGAGCTGTGGGAAGCCATCAACGGGGCCTGGAACGGGCTGAACGAGTTCGGCGAGCCGTCGAAACGCGACGACTTCGTGCGCTATCTGGAGTGGGTGAAGGGCGTCTCGCTGGCCGTCGAGGGGGCGTCGTCGCGGACGATGCTGAGGAACGATGCCTACTGGTTCCTGCGGCTGGGCGGGGCGATCGAGCGGGCCGACAACACCGCGCGCCTGCTGGACGTGAAATATCACCTGCTGCTCCCGGCCGGGGAACGCGTCGGCGGCCAGCTCGACTATTTCCAGTGGACGACCCTGCTGCGCGAGGTCTCGGCCCTGACCGCCTATCGCTGGGTCTATCGCGAGAGCGTGCGACCCTGGCTGGTCGCGGATCTGATGGTGCTGAACCGCCAGATGCCGCGCTCGCTGGCCAGTTGCCAGGGGATGATCGTCAGCTATCTGGACCGTCTGGCCACCGACTACGGCCGTCGAGGCCCGGCCCAGCGCATCGCCTCGGCCCGCCTGACGCGGTTCAACGAGACGAATATCGAAGAGATCTTCCAGTCCGGCCTGCACGAATACATCCTGGCCTTCCTGAGCGAGAACAACGCCCTGGCTGCCGCCGTCCACGATCAGTACCTGGTGTAG
- a CDS encoding circularly permuted type 2 ATP-grasp protein — MSGHAGSDQVRPSYRTLARWLEAAPADLLQARSRQAELFFRRMGVTFAVYGDVESNERLIPFDVVPRIIGAAEWEQLEKGLKQRVTAINAFLKDIYGPQECIKAGIVPAELIFTNPHYRPEMQGRRPPGDIWTHICGVDLVRTGEDGFVVLEDNCRTPSGVSYMLENREMMMRLFPDLFAEHRIRPVETYTDMLLASLRASAPEHAGADPNIVVLTPGPYNSAYYEHSFLADKLGVELVEGGDLFVNDDIVFMRTTEGPKRVDVIYRRVDDDWIDPLTFRPDSTVGVPGLMAAYTAGNVTLSNAVGTGVADDKAVYTYMPEIIRFFSGGDPILGNVPTWRCREPAALKEVLEKLPELVVKEVGGSGGYGMLVGPASTRAEIEDFRKKLIADPDDFIAQPTLALSTAPTLDGGSLSPRHVDLRPFVLSSPAGVRVAPGGLTRVALKAGSLVVNSSQGGGTKDTWVLDD, encoded by the coding sequence ATGTCAGGCCATGCCGGCTCGGATCAGGTTCGCCCCAGCTACCGGACCCTGGCCCGGTGGCTCGAGGCCGCGCCGGCCGACCTTCTGCAGGCCCGCTCGCGCCAGGCGGAGTTGTTCTTTCGCCGCATGGGCGTGACCTTCGCCGTCTATGGCGACGTCGAATCCAACGAGCGGCTGATCCCCTTCGACGTGGTGCCCCGCATCATCGGCGCGGCCGAGTGGGAGCAGCTGGAAAAGGGCCTGAAACAGCGGGTCACCGCCATCAACGCCTTCCTGAAGGACATCTACGGCCCCCAGGAGTGCATCAAGGCCGGTATCGTCCCGGCCGAGCTGATCTTCACCAATCCCCACTATCGGCCCGAGATGCAGGGTCGCCGTCCACCCGGCGACATCTGGACCCACATCTGCGGCGTCGATCTGGTCCGCACGGGCGAGGACGGGTTCGTGGTGCTGGAGGACAACTGCCGCACGCCCTCCGGTGTCTCCTACATGCTGGAGAACCGCGAGATGATGATGCGGCTGTTCCCGGACCTGTTCGCCGAGCACCGCATCCGCCCGGTCGAGACCTATACCGACATGCTGCTGGCCAGCCTCCGCGCGAGCGCGCCGGAACATGCCGGGGCCGATCCCAACATCGTCGTCCTGACGCCCGGTCCCTACAACTCGGCCTACTACGAGCACAGCTTCCTGGCCGACAAGCTGGGGGTCGAGCTGGTCGAGGGGGGCGATCTGTTCGTCAACGACGACATCGTCTTCATGCGCACGACCGAGGGTCCGAAACGCGTCGACGTCATCTATCGCCGCGTCGACGACGACTGGATCGACCCTTTGACCTTCCGCCCGGATTCGACCGTGGGGGTGCCCGGCCTGATGGCCGCCTACACGGCCGGGAACGTGACCCTGTCGAACGCCGTGGGCACCGGCGTCGCCGATGACAAGGCCGTCTATACCTATATGCCGGAGATCATCCGCTTCTTCAGCGGCGGCGACCCGATCCTGGGCAATGTCCCCACCTGGCGCTGCCGCGAGCCAGCCGCGCTGAAGGAAGTGCTCGAAAAACTGCCCGAACTGGTGGTCAAGGAAGTCGGCGGCTCCGGCGGCTACGGCATGCTGGTCGGCCCGGCCTCGACCAGGGCCGAGATCGAGGATTTCCGCAAGAAGCTGATCGCCGATCCCGACGACTTCATCGCCCAGCCGACCCTGGCCCTGTCCACCGCCCCGACGCTGGACGGCGGCAGCCTGTCGCCCCGCCACGTCGACCTGCGCCCGTTCGTGCTCTCCAGCCCCGCGGGCGTCCGTGTCGCGCCGGGCGGGCTGACCCGCGTGGCGCTGAAGGCCGGATCGCTGGTGGTCAACTCCAGCCAGGGCGGCGGAACGAAAGACACCTGGGTGCTGGATGACTAG
- the xth gene encoding exodeoxyribonuclease III encodes MLRIATWNINSVRLRIDQVARFVTMSGTDVLCLQEIKCLEDQFPRNAFAEMGLPHLKIAGQKGWHGVAIASRHPIAPSETFQSCRLGHARCVSVQVAGVDIQNFYIPAGGDVPDRELNPKFDHKMDFYEQLTATVAAHDRSRPLLMCGDFNIAPSEFDVWNHRYMSKIVSHTPVEVETLNRLQAAGAFTDVVREAFPEPQKLASWWSYRAQDFRKSARGLRLDHIWTSPGLTPAVIPGSATIHEPVRAWEQPSDHCPITVDLDV; translated from the coding sequence ATGCTTCGCATCGCCACCTGGAACATCAACTCCGTCCGCCTGCGCATCGACCAGGTCGCGCGCTTCGTGACGATGAGCGGCACCGATGTCCTGTGTCTCCAGGAGATCAAATGCCTGGAGGACCAGTTCCCCAGAAATGCCTTCGCCGAAATGGGCCTGCCGCACCTGAAGATCGCCGGTCAGAAGGGCTGGCACGGCGTGGCCATCGCCAGCCGCCACCCGATCGCGCCCAGCGAGACGTTCCAGTCCTGCAGGCTGGGCCATGCGCGCTGCGTGTCCGTTCAGGTCGCGGGCGTCGACATCCAGAACTTCTACATCCCCGCCGGCGGCGACGTGCCCGACCGCGAACTGAACCCCAAGTTCGATCACAAGATGGACTTCTACGAACAGCTGACGGCCACCGTCGCGGCGCATGACCGGTCCCGGCCTCTGTTGATGTGCGGCGATTTCAACATCGCGCCATCGGAGTTCGACGTCTGGAACCACCGCTATATGTCGAAGATCGTCAGCCACACGCCGGTCGAGGTCGAGACCCTGAACCGGCTGCAGGCCGCGGGCGCGTTCACCGACGTGGTCCGCGAGGCGTTTCCCGAACCGCAGAAGCTGGCCAGCTGGTGGAGCTATCGCGCGCAGGATTTCCGCAAGTCCGCGCGCGGCCTGCGTCTGGACCACATCTGGACCTCGCCCGGTCTGACCCCTGCCGTCATCCCCGGATCGGCCACCATCCACGAGCCGGTCCGCGCCTGGGAACAGCCCAGCGACCACTGCCCGATCACGGTCGATCTGGACGTCTGA
- a CDS encoding LolA family protein, whose amino-acid sequence MTLSRRDLGFGLTSIAALAALPAAAQSGLSAEDRATLATAQTYLQNLTSAQGTFVETGAGGQRREGRFYLQRPGRMRFEYTNPAGLLVVSDGDNVKRYDPRLNVFRQVPLGATPLSTFLARNVRLDQGVRIDRVTRMQSGAFAITARDSNRPDDGSVILAFAGSPMRLQEWTITDASGARTRTQLTTLTPASGLAASLFRLTDPTRRPGRN is encoded by the coding sequence ATGACCCTTTCACGTCGCGATCTTGGCTTCGGCCTGACCTCCATCGCTGCCTTGGCCGCCTTGCCGGCCGCCGCGCAATCGGGCCTGTCGGCCGAGGACCGCGCGACGCTGGCGACCGCCCAGACCTATCTCCAGAACCTGACGTCGGCCCAAGGGACCTTCGTCGAGACCGGCGCGGGCGGCCAGCGGCGCGAGGGTCGCTTCTACCTGCAGCGCCCGGGCAGGATGCGGTTCGAATACACCAACCCGGCAGGCCTGCTGGTCGTCTCGGACGGCGACAACGTCAAACGCTACGACCCGCGCCTGAACGTCTTCCGCCAGGTGCCGCTGGGGGCCACGCCCCTGTCGACCTTTCTGGCCAGGAACGTCCGGCTGGACCAGGGCGTGCGCATCGATCGCGTGACCCGCATGCAGTCCGGAGCCTTCGCTATCACCGCCCGGGACTCCAACCGGCCCGACGACGGGTCGGTCATCCTGGCCTTCGCCGGCAGCCCGATGCGCCTGCAGGAGTGGACCATCACCGATGCCTCGGGCGCGCGCACGCGGACACAGCTGACCACCCTGACGCCGGCGTCCGGCCTGGCCGCCAGCCTGTTCCGCCTGACCGATCCGACCCGTCGCCCCGGCCGCAACTGA